The following are encoded together in the Erwinia sp. E602 genome:
- the exbB gene encoding tol-pal system-associated acyl-CoA thioesterase gives MTNDLMQTDLSVWGMYQHADIVVKAVMIGLLLASVVTWAIFFSKSIELSSARRRLKREQQLLSGARSLDDATKTSDGFSANSLSSVLVQEAQNELELSAGSDDNDGIKERTAFRLERRVAAFSRHAGRGNGFLATIGAIAPFVGLFGTVWGIMNSFIGIAKTQTTNLAVVAPGIAEALLATAIGLVAAIPAVVIYNVFARLIGNYKASLGDVAAQVLLLQSRDLDLAASEDAHRVKSAQKLRVG, from the coding sequence GTGACAAATGATTTGATGCAGACGGACCTTTCCGTCTGGGGCATGTATCAGCATGCGGACATCGTAGTAAAAGCGGTAATGATTGGGCTGTTACTGGCATCGGTTGTCACCTGGGCCATCTTCTTCAGCAAAAGCATCGAACTCAGCTCGGCGCGCCGTCGCCTGAAGCGCGAACAGCAGCTGCTCTCCGGCGCACGCTCGCTGGACGACGCGACCAAAACCAGCGACGGTTTCAGCGCCAACAGCCTGAGCAGCGTACTGGTGCAGGAAGCGCAGAACGAGCTGGAACTCTCTGCCGGTTCTGACGACAACGACGGTATTAAAGAGCGCACCGCGTTCCGCCTGGAGCGCCGCGTAGCCGCCTTCAGCCGCCACGCCGGCCGCGGTAACGGCTTCCTCGCGACCATCGGGGCCATCGCGCCGTTTGTCGGCCTGTTCGGTACCGTATGGGGCATCATGAACAGCTTTATCGGCATCGCCAAAACCCAGACCACCAACCTTGCGGTGGTGGCACCGGGGATTGCCGAAGCGCTGCTGGCGACGGCGATCGGCCTGGTCGCCGCAATCCCGGCGGTGGTGATCTACAACGTCTTTGCCCGCCTGATCGGCAACTACAAAGCCTCGCTGGGCGACGTGGCTGCCCAGGTGCTGCTGCTGCAGAGCCGCGATCTTGACCTGGCCGCCAGTGAAGATGCTCACCGCGTTAAGTCTGCGCAGAAACTGCGGGTAGGTTAA
- a CDS encoding DedA family protein, giving the protein MGVLHEIVQALWHQDFAALANPQVIWVVYGVMFATLLLENGLLPAAFLPGDSLLLLAGAMVAKGVMGFIPTMVILTVAASLGCWLSYLQGRWLGNTRVVKGWLLHLPAHYHQRAWSMFNRHGLLALLAGRFLAFVRTLLPTLAGISGLSNLRFQLFNWLSGLLWVSILVTLGYAISQVPFIKRHEDQVMACMMVLPLVLLCLGLIGSVALVVKSKRRAG; this is encoded by the coding sequence ATGGGTGTTTTGCACGAGATTGTTCAGGCGCTGTGGCACCAGGATTTCGCGGCGCTGGCCAATCCGCAGGTAATTTGGGTGGTTTACGGCGTGATGTTTGCCACGCTGCTGCTGGAAAACGGCCTGCTGCCGGCCGCCTTTCTGCCCGGCGACAGCCTGCTGCTGCTGGCCGGGGCGATGGTGGCCAAAGGGGTGATGGGCTTTATCCCGACCATGGTGATCCTTACCGTCGCCGCCAGCCTCGGCTGCTGGCTGAGCTATCTGCAGGGGCGCTGGCTGGGCAATACCCGGGTGGTTAAAGGCTGGCTGCTGCACCTTCCCGCGCACTATCATCAGCGCGCATGGTCAATGTTTAACCGCCACGGCCTGCTGGCGCTGCTGGCCGGGCGTTTTCTGGCGTTTGTGCGGACCCTGCTGCCCACGCTGGCCGGTATCTCCGGCCTCAGCAACCTGCGTTTCCAGCTGTTTAACTGGCTGAGCGGGCTGCTGTGGGTGTCAATTCTGGTGACGCTGGGTTACGCCATCAGCCAGGTGCCGTTTATCAAACGCCACGAGGATCAGGTGATGGCCTGCATGATGGTGCTGCCGCTGGTGCTGCTGTGCCTCGGGCTGATTGGCAGCGTGGCGCTGGTGGTAAAAAGCAAACGGCGCGCAGGCTGA
- the yqhD gene encoding alcohol dehydrogenase: protein MNNFTLHNPTRILFGRGQVAQLAAEIPAGSRVLITWGGGSVKRNGVLDQVYQALAGFEVSEFGGIEPNPSYETLMLAVAQVQREKITFLLAVGGGSVLDGTKFIAAAAFYPQDPWHILQTGGAEIREALPVGSVLTLPATGSEANRSAVITRRATQDKQSFRNNLLYPRFAILDPEYTYSLPPVQIANGVVDAFVHIVEQYLTYPVDARVQDRFAEGLLLTLLEEGPRALAEPENYAVRANIMWTATLALNGLIAAGVPQDWATHMLGHELTALHGIDHAQTLAIVLPSLLNIQREGKREKLLQFASRIWGLEDGDEQQRIDGAIAATRDFFERMGLATRMADYQLDGSSIPQLLLKLEQKGLTALGERQDITLAVSRQIYLDAR from the coding sequence ATGAACAATTTCACCCTGCACAACCCCACCCGCATTCTGTTTGGCCGGGGCCAGGTCGCCCAGCTGGCCGCCGAGATCCCCGCCGGCAGCCGGGTACTGATTACCTGGGGCGGCGGCAGCGTTAAGCGCAACGGCGTGCTGGACCAGGTTTATCAGGCGCTGGCCGGTTTTGAGGTCAGCGAATTTGGCGGCATTGAACCGAACCCGAGCTATGAAACGCTGATGCTGGCGGTGGCGCAGGTGCAGCGCGAGAAAATCACCTTCCTGCTGGCGGTAGGCGGCGGTTCGGTGCTGGACGGCACCAAGTTTATCGCCGCCGCGGCGTTTTATCCGCAGGACCCGTGGCACATTCTGCAGACCGGCGGCGCGGAGATCCGCGAAGCGTTACCGGTTGGCTCGGTGCTGACCCTGCCAGCCACCGGTTCCGAAGCCAACCGCAGCGCGGTGATCACCCGCCGCGCTACCCAGGATAAGCAGTCGTTCCGCAACAACCTGCTCTATCCACGCTTTGCCATCCTCGACCCGGAATACACTTACAGCCTGCCGCCGGTGCAGATTGCCAACGGCGTGGTCGACGCCTTTGTGCACATCGTCGAGCAGTATCTGACGTATCCGGTCGACGCACGGGTGCAGGATCGCTTTGCGGAAGGCCTGCTGCTGACGCTGCTGGAAGAGGGGCCGCGTGCGCTGGCCGAGCCGGAGAACTACGCCGTGCGCGCCAATATTATGTGGACGGCAACGCTGGCGCTCAACGGGCTGATCGCCGCCGGCGTGCCGCAGGACTGGGCTACCCATATGCTCGGTCACGAGCTGACCGCGTTGCACGGCATCGATCACGCGCAGACGCTGGCCATCGTGCTGCCGTCGCTGCTGAACATCCAGCGCGAAGGCAAGCGTGAAAAGCTGCTGCAGTTTGCTTCGCGCATCTGGGGGCTGGAGGACGGCGACGAGCAGCAGCGTATCGACGGCGCGATCGCCGCCACCCGCGACTTCTTCGAACGGATGGGCCTCGCCACGCGCATGGCGGACTACCAGCTTGACGGCTCGTCAATCCCGCAGCTGCTGTTGAAACTGGAGCAGAAAGGGCTGACGGCGCTGGGCGAGCGCCAGGACATTACGCTGGCGGTCAGCAGACAGATCTACCTCGACGCACGCTAA
- the metC gene encoding cystathionine beta-lyase yields MTRKLETTLISAGRSKRYTQGSVNSVIQRASSLVFDSVADKKRATAGRASGELFYGRRGTLTHFSLQEAMTELEGGAGCVLYPCGAAAVANAILAFVAAGDHVLISGGAYEPTQDFASKILSKLNVTTSWFDPRPGTDISDLVQANTRVVFLESPASITMEVPDIPGLVAAVRRKAPEAIIMLDNTWGAGILFRALDSGVDISIQAGTKYLVGHSDAMIGTAVANERCWAQLRENSYLMGQMVDADTAYVTSRGLRTLAVRLRQHEESSIRVAQWLAERDEVAVVNHPALPQCKGHEFWRRDFTGSSGLFSFVLKERLSAERLALYLDNFSLFSMAYSWGGFESLILANQPEELADIRPAGGVDFTGTLVRLHIGLENADDLIDDLQAGFTRLNG; encoded by the coding sequence ATGACCAGGAAACTGGAAACCACCTTAATCAGCGCCGGGCGCAGTAAACGTTACACGCAGGGATCGGTAAACAGCGTTATTCAGCGTGCTTCTTCGCTGGTTTTTGACAGCGTGGCGGATAAAAAACGCGCCACCGCAGGCCGTGCCAGCGGCGAGCTGTTTTATGGTCGCCGTGGCACCCTGACCCATTTTTCGCTGCAGGAGGCGATGACCGAGCTGGAAGGCGGCGCGGGCTGCGTGCTCTACCCGTGCGGTGCGGCGGCGGTGGCCAACGCCATTCTGGCCTTTGTCGCCGCCGGCGACCACGTGCTGATCAGCGGTGGTGCCTATGAACCAACCCAGGATTTCGCCAGCAAAATTCTCAGCAAGCTGAACGTCACCACCAGCTGGTTCGATCCGCGCCCCGGCACCGACATCAGCGACCTGGTGCAGGCCAACACCCGCGTGGTATTCCTTGAGTCACCGGCCTCGATCACGATGGAAGTGCCGGACATCCCGGGGCTGGTGGCCGCGGTGCGCCGCAAAGCGCCGGAAGCGATCATCATGCTGGATAACACCTGGGGGGCCGGCATCCTGTTCCGCGCGCTCGATTCTGGCGTGGATATCTCGATTCAGGCCGGCACCAAGTACCTGGTCGGCCACTCCGACGCGATGATCGGCACCGCGGTGGCCAATGAACGCTGCTGGGCGCAGCTGCGTGAAAACTCTTACCTGATGGGGCAGATGGTCGACGCCGATACCGCCTACGTCACCAGCCGCGGCCTGCGCACGCTGGCGGTGCGCCTGCGCCAGCATGAAGAGAGCAGCATCCGCGTGGCGCAGTGGCTGGCGGAGCGGGATGAGGTGGCGGTGGTCAATCACCCGGCGCTGCCGCAGTGCAAGGGGCATGAGTTCTGGCGGCGCGATTTTACCGGCAGCAGCGGCCTGTTCTCGTTTGTGCTGAAAGAGCGGCTCAGCGCCGAACGGCTGGCGCTGTACCTCGACAACTTCAGCCTGTTCAGCATGGCCTACTCGTGGGGCGGCTTTGAGTCGCTGATCCTCGCCAACCAGCCGGAAGAGCTGGCGGACATTCGCCCGGCGGGGGGCGTCGATTTTACCGGCACGCTGGTACGCCTGCACATCGGCCTGGAAAATGCCGATGACCTGATTGATGACCTGCAGGCTGGTTTTACCCGCCTGAACGGCTAA
- a CDS encoding spore coat U domain-containing protein, with the protein MKPLLSLLTLLLLMAAGSPAMAACTVPSPVTASFGTATSFAVNTTSSNVNSTINVNCGPGAILALLSSDTIALKGTATTFSSPPYAAMGLGSDVIPFRICFDTSCASELLTTGNTYTIDSSKLLGLNLGGSTQVNFGIPVYLYTRTGAVVAAGTYTTDVSILVSWNVCTGIGLLGACLLGSQNTGSSTLTLRVSTIVTNDCTTLTTQPVAFGTAPLVSQFATFSGNISVVCTKGSTYTVGITNGQHAVGNQRYMISGSNLLAYQIYKGTGTTYWGPTGTDRQSSSAVAANADFITRVFPFNARILTTQNTPVAGSYTDTVSVDVSF; encoded by the coding sequence ATGAAACCGTTACTGTCGCTCCTTACTCTGCTGCTGCTGATGGCGGCAGGTTCCCCGGCGATGGCCGCCTGTACGGTGCCCAGCCCGGTTACCGCCAGCTTTGGCACGGCGACCTCTTTTGCCGTTAACACCACGAGCAGTAACGTTAACTCGACCATCAACGTTAACTGTGGCCCGGGGGCGATCCTCGCGCTGCTGTCATCAGATACGATCGCTCTGAAAGGGACTGCCACGACCTTTAGTTCGCCCCCTTATGCCGCGATGGGGCTCGGCAGCGACGTAATCCCATTCAGGATCTGCTTTGATACCAGCTGCGCCAGTGAACTGCTGACCACCGGCAACACCTATACCATAGACAGCTCTAAGCTGCTGGGGCTTAACCTCGGCGGCAGCACCCAGGTTAACTTCGGGATTCCGGTTTACCTCTATACCCGCACCGGCGCGGTGGTGGCAGCAGGTACCTACACCACCGATGTGTCAATCCTGGTCAGCTGGAACGTCTGTACCGGCATCGGCCTGCTCGGTGCCTGCCTGCTCGGTTCGCAAAATACCGGCTCCTCAACGCTGACCTTACGGGTCAGCACGATCGTGACCAATGACTGCACCACGCTGACCACCCAACCGGTGGCCTTCGGCACCGCGCCGCTGGTCAGCCAGTTCGCGACCTTCAGCGGTAATATCAGCGTTGTCTGTACCAAAGGCAGCACCTATACCGTCGGCATCACCAACGGTCAGCATGCCGTTGGCAATCAGCGTTATATGATCAGCGGCAGCAACCTGCTGGCCTACCAGATCTATAAGGGTACCGGCACCACCTACTGGGGGCCAACCGGCACCGACCGGCAGTCGAGCAGCGCGGTGGCGGCCAATGCCGACTTCATTACCCGCGTTTTCCCGTTTAACGCGCGCATTCTCACCACGCAGAATACGCCGGTGGCGGGCTCCTATACCGATACGGTGTCGGTAGACGTGTCGTTCTGA
- a CDS encoding fimbria/pilus outer membrane usher protein yields MVTCRSSLHRCCLALSGLLSCLPSLPAGAETFDGLPPPPAMGAAQQQNYMLGLSVNGRDGSDLVPVEFRDQHYLLRAEDLQKAGIPAAKSGSGLVDVSALDGVKASYDAASQRILLTVPAAWLPQQILGEPLSNLPRFAARSSVGALFNYDIYARQSSGGGTQLSAWNELRLFGGYGQFSTNGSLQQRLSGAEGYSDNGYIRYDSWWANQNEDDVLSVRVGDLYTDALAWSNSVRLGGIQIGRDFSVRPDLITYPLPSFSGQAALPSTVDLFVNGYKASSSNVQPGPFSLTNMPFVNGAGNAVVVTTDALGRQVTTTLPFYVTGNLLKSGLSDFSFAAGALRENYGLQSFDYGPAASSGSFRYGVTDWLTLESHAEGAESLALAGSGVQVRIGSLGVVNGSMSGSRLQGEGGRQYSWGWQYTANRFNLSTQHTLRDAGYGDLGVFADRYDRDLSPQPVSDGQPVPATYFSSMSRRIGQYNASATLDRYGNLGAALIDITSGQGDRTRLLNLSWSKSLWGNSNLYLSASRDMQAGDWSGMLSLSVPFSDLLSGSISVERNQQGDTAQRFYVSRAMPTDGGFAADAAWARQGSSSGGDYRQATLRWRTQQIDTAAGYYGTQQNSTSFAQLSGSLVLMDGEVLPANQVNDAFVVVKTGYPGVKVQYENQLMGKTNRNGYLLVPRVNAYYPAKYSIDSLDLPADMAASSVEQRFPVKRQSGYLLNMAVEPLRAASVILHDAAGQPLPVGSMVSRPGMATEYVGWDGIVWMEKLSVHNPIRVDTPDGRSCSTQLQVPEGRLHSLTTYGPLTCALPPQPAPSPAGNPP; encoded by the coding sequence ATGGTCACCTGTCGATCGTCTTTACACCGCTGCTGCCTGGCACTGTCCGGGCTGCTGAGCTGCCTGCCCTCGCTGCCGGCCGGCGCGGAGACCTTCGACGGTTTACCCCCGCCGCCAGCGATGGGGGCGGCGCAGCAGCAGAACTATATGCTGGGGCTGTCGGTGAACGGGCGCGACGGCAGCGACCTGGTCCCGGTCGAATTTCGCGACCAGCACTACCTGCTGCGCGCAGAGGATTTGCAAAAAGCCGGCATTCCCGCAGCAAAGTCTGGCAGCGGCCTGGTGGATGTTTCGGCGCTGGACGGGGTAAAAGCCAGCTACGATGCGGCCAGCCAGCGTATTCTGTTGACCGTTCCGGCGGCGTGGCTGCCGCAGCAGATCCTCGGCGAACCGCTCAGCAACCTCCCGCGCTTTGCTGCGCGCAGCAGCGTCGGCGCGCTGTTTAACTACGATATTTACGCCCGGCAGAGCAGCGGCGGCGGCACCCAGCTGTCGGCATGGAACGAGCTGCGCCTGTTCGGCGGTTACGGCCAGTTTTCCACTAACGGCAGCCTGCAGCAGCGCCTGAGCGGAGCGGAGGGCTACAGCGACAACGGCTATATTCGCTACGACAGCTGGTGGGCCAACCAGAATGAGGATGACGTGCTCAGCGTGCGCGTCGGTGACCTGTATACCGATGCTCTGGCATGGAGCAACAGCGTGCGGCTGGGCGGCATCCAGATCGGCCGTGACTTCTCGGTGCGCCCGGACCTGATTACCTACCCGCTGCCGTCGTTTTCCGGCCAGGCGGCGCTGCCCTCCACCGTCGATCTGTTTGTGAACGGCTATAAGGCCAGCAGCAGTAACGTGCAGCCCGGCCCCTTCTCACTGACCAATATGCCGTTTGTTAATGGCGCAGGTAACGCGGTGGTGGTCACCACCGATGCGCTGGGCCGCCAGGTGACCACCACCCTGCCGTTCTACGTCACCGGCAACCTGCTGAAAAGCGGCCTCAGCGACTTCTCGTTTGCCGCCGGCGCGCTGCGCGAAAACTACGGCCTGCAGAGCTTTGACTACGGCCCGGCGGCCAGCAGCGGCTCCTTTCGCTACGGCGTGACCGACTGGCTGACGCTGGAGAGCCATGCGGAAGGTGCAGAGTCGCTGGCGCTGGCCGGCAGCGGCGTACAGGTGCGCATCGGATCGCTGGGGGTAGTAAACGGTTCGATGAGCGGCAGCCGGCTGCAGGGCGAAGGTGGCCGGCAGTACAGCTGGGGCTGGCAGTACACGGCCAACCGCTTCAATCTCAGCACCCAGCATACGCTGCGCGACGCCGGTTATGGCGATCTGGGCGTGTTCGCCGACCGCTACGATCGTGACCTTTCCCCACAGCCGGTCAGCGACGGGCAGCCCGTGCCAGCGACCTATTTTTCCAGCATGAGCCGCCGCATCGGCCAGTACAACGCCAGCGCCACGCTGGATCGCTATGGCAACCTCGGTGCGGCGCTGATCGACATTACCAGCGGCCAGGGCGACCGTACCCGGCTGCTGAACCTGTCGTGGAGCAAAAGTTTATGGGGCAACAGCAACCTGTATCTCTCCGCCAGCCGCGATATGCAGGCCGGGGACTGGTCGGGCATGCTGTCGCTGTCGGTGCCGTTCAGCGACCTGCTCAGCGGCAGCATCAGCGTGGAGCGCAATCAGCAGGGCGATACCGCCCAGCGCTTTTACGTGTCACGTGCGATGCCGACCGACGGCGGTTTTGCCGCCGATGCCGCCTGGGCCAGGCAGGGCAGCAGCAGCGGCGGTGACTACCGCCAGGCGACGCTGCGCTGGCGCACTCAGCAGATTGATACCGCCGCGGGCTACTACGGCACGCAACAGAACAGCACAAGCTTTGCCCAGCTCAGCGGCTCGCTGGTGCTGATGGACGGCGAGGTGCTGCCCGCCAACCAGGTCAACGACGCCTTTGTGGTGGTGAAGACCGGTTATCCCGGCGTTAAGGTGCAGTATGAAAATCAGCTGATGGGGAAAACCAACCGCAACGGCTACCTGCTGGTGCCGCGCGTCAACGCTTACTACCCGGCAAAATACTCCATCGACAGCCTCGACCTGCCCGCCGATATGGCCGCCAGCAGCGTCGAACAGCGCTTCCCGGTAAAGCGCCAGAGCGGCTATCTGCTGAATATGGCGGTCGAGCCGCTGCGCGCCGCCAGCGTCATTTTACACGATGCCGCGGGCCAGCCGCTGCCGGTCGGTTCGATGGTCAGCCGTCCTGGCATGGCCACCGAATACGTCGGCTGGGACGGCATCGTGTGGATGGAGAAACTCTCCGTACATAATCCGATTCGCGTGGATACGCCGGACGGCCGCAGCTGCAGCACGCAGCTGCAGGTGCCCGAAGGCCGTCTGCACTCACTGACCACCTACGGCCCGCTAACGTGCGCACTGCCCCCCCAGCCCGCCCCGTCACCAGCAGGAAACCCGCCATGA
- the exbD gene encoding TonB system transport protein ExbD, with product MAMRLNEDLDSNGEMHEINVTPFIDVMLVLLIIFMVAAPLATVDVRVNLPASSSAPQPRPEKPVYLSIKADNQLFIGNDAVTPETLVQVLTRQTDGKKDTTIFFQADKTVDYETLMSVMDKLREAGYLKIGLMGMETVAKK from the coding sequence ATGGCCATGCGATTAAACGAAGACCTCGACAGCAACGGTGAAATGCACGAGATCAACGTAACGCCGTTTATCGACGTTATGCTGGTGCTGCTGATTATCTTTATGGTCGCCGCGCCGCTCGCCACCGTTGACGTCCGCGTCAATCTGCCTGCGTCCTCCAGTGCGCCGCAGCCGCGCCCGGAAAAACCGGTGTATCTGTCGATCAAAGCGGATAACCAGCTGTTTATCGGCAACGATGCGGTGACCCCGGAGACGCTGGTGCAGGTGCTGACCCGGCAGACCGACGGTAAAAAGGACACCACCATCTTCTTCCAGGCCGATAAAACCGTCGATTATGAAACGCTGATGAGCGTGATGGATAAGCTGCGTGAAGCGGGATATCTGAAAATTGGCCTGATGGGTATGGAAACCGTCGCGAAGAAGTAA
- a CDS encoding AraC family transcriptional regulator: protein MDRVAICERLARQVTGLVSGKPGAVAAVPGISLIHADRYRARQPVMYQPAIVILFQGQKTGYLGNSVFQYDATKYLMLTVPLPFECETFASPERPLAGLSLRVDALGLQDLLIDIGDDDGFQPVPQSSGIHSALLTEEMLCATERLLDVMTRPRDARVLGPGIVREILYHVLQGPCGGALLALVSRQTQLSQIARSLRRIEHHFADSLSVDLLAAEANMSVSAFHHNFKAVTSTSPLQYLKSYRLHQARMMMLQEGMKASVAAMKVGYESASQFSREFKRYFGVTPGEEMARMRQSAAL from the coding sequence ATGGACAGAGTGGCAATCTGTGAACGGCTGGCGCGCCAGGTCACCGGGCTGGTCAGCGGTAAACCTGGGGCGGTGGCGGCGGTGCCCGGCATCAGCCTGATCCACGCTGACCGCTACCGGGCCAGGCAGCCGGTGATGTATCAGCCGGCGATCGTCATTCTGTTTCAGGGGCAGAAAACCGGCTACCTCGGTAACAGCGTGTTTCAGTACGATGCCACTAAGTACCTGATGCTGACGGTGCCGCTGCCGTTTGAGTGTGAAACCTTTGCCAGCCCGGAACGTCCGCTGGCCGGGTTGTCGCTGCGGGTGGACGCGCTGGGGCTGCAGGATCTGCTGATCGACATCGGTGACGATGACGGCTTCCAGCCGGTGCCGCAGTCGAGCGGCATCCACTCGGCGCTGCTGACCGAAGAGATGCTCTGCGCCACCGAACGGCTGCTGGACGTGATGACCCGCCCGCGCGATGCCCGGGTGCTCGGCCCCGGGATCGTGCGCGAAATCCTCTACCACGTGTTGCAGGGGCCGTGCGGCGGGGCGCTGCTGGCGCTGGTGAGCCGCCAGACGCAGCTCAGCCAGATCGCCCGCTCGCTGCGGCGCATTGAGCACCACTTTGCCGACAGCCTGAGCGTCGATCTGCTGGCGGCGGAGGCCAATATGAGCGTCTCGGCGTTTCACCACAACTTCAAGGCGGTGACCAGCACCTCGCCGCTGCAGTATCTGAAGAGTTACCGCCTGCACCAGGCGCGGATGATGATGCTGCAGGAGGGGATGAAGGCCAGCGTGGCGGCGATGAAGGTCGGCTATGAGAGCGCGTCGCAGTTTTCCCGCGAGTTTAAGCGCTACTTTGGCGTCACGCCGGGTGAAGAGATGGCGCGTATGCGCCAGAGTGCGGCGTTATAA
- a CDS encoding MFS transporter: MNNVTSPSRQGNARTIFNVTSGNFLEMYDFMVFGYYASAIAKTFFPGDDPFASLMLTLMTFGAGFLMRPLGAIILGAYIDRHGRRKGLLLTLGLMAMGTLTIAVMPGYATLGMAAPVLILLGRLLQGFSAGVELGGVSVYLSEIAPEGRKGFFVSWQSGSQQIAVIFAALLGLLLNHLLDKGQVTEWGWRIPFIIGCLIVPFLFWIRRMLEETEAFSQRKHHPTLRQVLRSVVRNWALVLVGMLMVVTTTVSFYMITAFTPTFGKTVLMMSDKQSFFVTLCIGVSNLFWLPVMGALSDRVGRRPLLLLFTLLMIATAWPVLHWLVNAPSFSHLLEAELWLSFLYGSYNGAMVVYLTEVMPADVRATGFSLAYSLATALFGGFTPAICSYLIHATGDKAMPGVWLSIAAVCGLAGTLLIQPLVKQYRARRLAEQAVSWP, from the coding sequence ATGAACAATGTGACCTCCCCCTCCCGCCAGGGTAACGCCCGCACCATCTTTAACGTGACCAGCGGTAACTTCCTGGAAATGTACGACTTTATGGTGTTTGGCTACTACGCCAGCGCCATCGCGAAAACCTTTTTCCCCGGTGACGATCCCTTCGCCTCGCTGATGCTGACGCTGATGACCTTCGGTGCCGGCTTCCTGATGCGGCCGCTGGGGGCGATTATTCTTGGTGCTTATATTGACCGGCACGGCCGCCGCAAAGGTCTGCTGCTGACCCTCGGCCTGATGGCGATGGGCACGCTGACCATTGCGGTGATGCCGGGCTACGCCACGCTGGGCATGGCCGCGCCGGTGCTGATACTGCTCGGGCGGCTGCTGCAGGGCTTCTCGGCCGGGGTCGAGCTGGGCGGCGTGTCGGTGTATCTGTCCGAAATTGCGCCAGAGGGCAGAAAAGGTTTCTTTGTCAGCTGGCAGTCCGGCAGCCAGCAGATTGCGGTAATTTTTGCCGCGCTGCTCGGCCTGCTGCTTAACCACCTGCTGGATAAAGGCCAGGTGACGGAATGGGGCTGGCGCATTCCGTTTATCATCGGCTGTTTAATCGTGCCGTTCCTGTTCTGGATCCGCCGCATGCTGGAAGAGACAGAAGCCTTCAGCCAGCGTAAACACCATCCGACCCTGCGTCAGGTGCTGCGCTCGGTGGTGCGAAACTGGGCGCTGGTGCTGGTGGGCATGCTGATGGTGGTCACCACCACCGTCAGCTTCTATATGATCACCGCCTTCACGCCGACCTTCGGCAAAACGGTGCTGATGATGAGCGATAAGCAGAGCTTTTTCGTCACCCTGTGCATCGGCGTCTCTAACCTGTTCTGGCTGCCGGTGATGGGTGCGCTGTCCGACCGCGTCGGCCGCCGCCCGCTGCTGCTGCTGTTTACCCTGCTGATGATCGCGACGGCCTGGCCGGTGCTGCACTGGCTGGTGAACGCCCCCAGCTTTAGCCACCTGCTGGAGGCCGAGCTGTGGCTGTCGTTCCTTTACGGCAGCTACAACGGCGCGATGGTGGTGTATCTGACCGAGGTGATGCCAGCCGACGTGCGGGCGACCGGCTTCTCGCTGGCCTACAGCCTGGCCACCGCGCTGTTTGGCGGCTTCACCCCGGCCATCTGCAGCTACCTGATCCACGCCACCGGCGACAAGGCGATGCCCGGCGTCTGGCTGAGCATTGCCGCCGTCTGCGGGCTGGCGGGCACGCTGCTGATCCAACCGCTGGTGAAGCAGTACCGGGCGCGCCGGCTGGCGGAACAGGCCGTTTCCTGGCCGTAA
- a CDS encoding molecular chaperone codes for MTASFARKLVFVVLSLISWHVAAGNSVLISPIDPKIGSDDNAAELWIENRGSDTTLMQVRVFLWQQAGGREQFQTQQQVMASPSMVRIEPGKKQLIRLVRQVMPAAGKEQAYRILLDEIPTPKQPGQQGSGLNFQMRYSVPLFVYGPGLSAATAKPQLSWRLLNQNGKNALEISNAGSGHARLSDVTIGGRKVSEGLLGYVLAGSSNTFPIGVSASASGELNASLGNNKSWRSGASR; via the coding sequence ATGACCGCTTCTTTCGCCAGGAAACTTGTCTTTGTCGTGCTCAGTCTGATTTCCTGGCACGTCGCTGCCGGCAACTCGGTGCTGATTTCTCCGATCGATCCGAAAATCGGCAGCGACGATAACGCCGCCGAACTGTGGATTGAAAACCGCGGCAGCGATACCACGCTGATGCAGGTGCGCGTGTTCCTCTGGCAGCAGGCCGGCGGCCGCGAACAGTTTCAGACCCAGCAGCAGGTGATGGCCAGTCCGTCGATGGTGCGGATTGAACCCGGCAAAAAACAGCTGATCCGGCTGGTGCGTCAGGTGATGCCCGCTGCCGGTAAAGAGCAGGCTTATCGCATCCTGCTGGATGAGATCCCCACGCCGAAACAGCCGGGCCAGCAGGGCAGCGGGCTGAACTTCCAGATGCGATATTCGGTACCGCTGTTTGTCTACGGTCCCGGCCTCAGCGCGGCCACCGCTAAGCCTCAGCTGAGCTGGCGGCTGCTGAATCAGAACGGCAAAAACGCGCTGGAAATCAGCAACGCCGGCAGCGGCCACGCCCGCCTCAGCGACGTGACGATTGGCGGCCGTAAGGTGTCGGAAGGGCTGCTTGGCTATGTGCTGGCGGGCAGCAGCAATACCTTCCCGATCGGCGTTTCTGCCTCAGCCAGCGGTGAGCTGAATGCCAGCCTCGGCAATAATAAAAGCTGGCGTAGCGGCGCTTCACGCTAG